A single region of the Thermoanaerobacterium aotearoense genome encodes:
- a CDS encoding TetR/AcrR family transcriptional regulator — protein MPESLTSREKQAIATKKRIYSCGVELIKKYGYDNITVKDIAEKANVSIGNYYHYFRSKYDLLVEIFKHGDEFFEAEVPKILEAYTDCKDILVQYFLIYAKLAINDGVDMAKNLYIPTNKMFLTHGRSMQNMLIQILKNEQEKGKIPNVLDCEEITEKLFIVARGVIFDWCLKDGKTDLLAEMQDIISRMVESYIEK, from the coding sequence GTGCCAGAAAGTTTAACTTCCAGAGAAAAGCAGGCCATTGCTACTAAAAAGAGGATATACAGTTGCGGTGTAGAGCTTATAAAAAAATATGGATATGACAATATAACTGTAAAAGACATAGCAGAAAAAGCCAATGTTTCTATAGGAAATTATTATCACTACTTTAGATCAAAGTATGACCTTCTGGTGGAGATATTTAAGCATGGCGATGAATTTTTTGAGGCTGAAGTGCCGAAGATTTTAGAGGCTTATACAGACTGCAAGGATATATTGGTTCAGTATTTTCTCATATATGCAAAACTTGCAATAAATGATGGAGTAGATATGGCAAAAAATCTGTATATACCGACAAATAAGATGTTTTTGACACATGGTCGTTCCATGCAGAATATGCTTATTCAAATATTAAAGAATGAGCAAGAAAAAGGCAAGATACCAAATGTTTTAGACTGTGAGGAAATTACAGAGAAACTATTTATTGTGGCAAGGGGCGTTATCTTTGATTGGTGCTTAAAAGACGGCAAGACCGATCTTTTGGCTGAGATGCAAGACATAATATCACGAATGGTAGAAAGCTATATTGAAAAATAG
- a CDS encoding MFS transporter, whose translation MQIFIVVLNYLLMLLIGLVDNIKGPVLSPIKSFYNVDYTYIGLLLFIGSLGFIIASFVGGMIVNRYGSKMALSLGLVFIIIGILGYFASPVFLVFLIFFFSMNFGIGMLEIGINATAAVAFLVNQAIMMNLLHFFYGLGATISPNAAGRLVALKYSWQNIYLFGGIIALLMLIVVLFTRFPGTAKYVDGNKVKYLDVLKDRHVILFSVMLGFYIASEVGIGNWAVTYLKGSYGMNSVKSSMYLSLFFAAFTIGRLLGGFVVEKIGYVKSIFIFASLAASFVALSMVSQDLSILLSMAGLFYSIIYPTTMALAMKSFKENTSVVISVIVTVSSSINMVANFIIGKLSDLFGVFVGFSFIVVFMVLVIVMLNVLRSSLKLYSK comes from the coding sequence ATGCAGATATTTATTGTTGTTTTAAATTACCTTTTGATGCTTTTAATAGGTCTTGTCGATAACATAAAAGGTCCTGTATTATCTCCAATTAAGTCATTTTACAATGTGGATTATACGTATATTGGACTTCTTTTGTTTATTGGAAGCCTTGGATTTATCATAGCTTCGTTTGTGGGTGGAATGATTGTAAATAGATATGGCAGTAAGATGGCATTGTCTTTGGGGCTTGTCTTTATCATCATAGGGATTTTAGGATATTTTGCATCACCGGTTTTCTTAGTGTTTTTGATTTTCTTCTTCTCTATGAATTTTGGCATAGGGATGCTGGAGATAGGTATAAATGCCACCGCTGCAGTTGCATTTTTGGTTAATCAAGCCATAATGATGAACCTTTTGCATTTCTTTTACGGTTTAGGTGCTACGATTTCACCAAATGCGGCAGGAAGGCTTGTGGCTTTGAAGTATTCATGGCAAAACATATATCTTTTTGGAGGCATTATAGCTCTTTTAATGCTTATTGTAGTTTTGTTTACGAGATTTCCTGGTACAGCTAAATATGTAGATGGCAATAAAGTCAAATATCTTGATGTATTGAAAGATAGGCATGTCATTTTGTTTTCAGTCATGTTAGGATTTTACATCGCATCAGAAGTCGGCATAGGCAATTGGGCTGTGACGTACCTTAAAGGATCTTACGGCATGAACAGCGTAAAAAGTTCTATGTACTTGTCTCTTTTCTTTGCCGCTTTTACCATAGGCAGGCTTTTAGGAGGGTTTGTGGTTGAAAAAATAGGATATGTGAAAAGCATATTCATATTTGCATCGCTGGCAGCATCTTTTGTCGCCTTAAGCATGGTAAGTCAGGATTTATCGATTCTTCTGTCTATGGCAGGCTTATTTTACTCCATAATTTATCCTACGACTATGGCATTGGCAATGAAGAGCTTTAAAGAAAATACAAGCGTTGTCATAAGCGTCATAGTCACCGTAAGTTCATCTATAAACATGGTGGCCAATTTTATAATAGGAAAGCTAAGCGATTTGTTTGGCGTGTTTGTGGGATTTTCATTTATCGTAGTTTTTATGGTGCTGGTGATTGTGATGCTTAATGTTCTTCGGTCATCTCTTAAACTGTATTCTAAATAA
- a CDS encoding energy-coupling factor ABC transporter ATP-binding protein has translation MDIAFELKNVSYSYIKSQPALVDVSFSVLKGESLIILGANGSGKSTLLKLMDGLIKPDRGEISAFGKSILNLKGDQEYQFRRKVGYLFQDSDVQLFNACVFDEVAFAPLQMGLNPDRVKSMVEKTLESFGIAKLKDRPPHRLSGGEKKKVALASIMVINPDVLLLDEPTNGLDPRSRKWLYKMLIDLKDEGKTLVISTHDLDLARIIADRIVVMNESHSIEAVGRSSEILDDSTLLENVNLI, from the coding sequence TTGGATATAGCATTTGAACTTAAAAACGTTTCGTACTCATATATAAAGTCACAACCTGCACTTGTTGATGTAAGCTTTAGCGTATTAAAAGGAGAAAGTTTAATAATCTTAGGTGCCAACGGCTCTGGAAAGTCCACTCTATTAAAATTGATGGATGGCTTAATAAAGCCGGATAGAGGCGAAATATCAGCATTTGGCAAATCCATATTGAATCTGAAAGGGGACCAAGAATACCAATTCAGGAGAAAAGTCGGCTATCTATTTCAAGACTCTGACGTTCAGCTTTTTAATGCGTGTGTCTTTGATGAAGTAGCATTTGCTCCACTGCAGATGGGATTAAATCCTGACAGAGTAAAATCCATGGTAGAAAAGACTCTTGAGTCGTTTGGCATCGCAAAATTAAAAGACAGACCGCCGCACAGGCTAAGCGGCGGTGAAAAAAAGAAAGTAGCTTTAGCATCAATAATGGTTATAAATCCAGATGTATTGCTTTTAGATGAGCCTACAAACGGCCTTGATCCAAGGTCGAGAAAGTGGCTCTACAAAATGTTAATAGACCTAAAAGATGAGGGAAAAACGCTTGTAATATCCACTCACGATTTGGATTTAGCCAGAATCATTGCCGATAGAATCGTCGTGATGAATGAATCACATTCGATAGAGGCTGTAGGAAGATCCAGTGAAATACTTGATGACAGCACACTGCTTGAAAATGTAAATCTAATATGA
- the cbiQ gene encoding cobalt ECF transporter T component CbiQ, translated as MSNFIEKTVLSIQSTFQDMFESDEIAIKRGLMQSLDARIRLLSILLLIVLCNLSSSWQFLCLMVVYSIFVAVLSKVPIKSYIFRVLSVSVIFTGIVLIPSLFNIVKPGNPLIYIGKNLYITRNGAISASIFIMRSFVSLSFIYILILSTKWVEILKAFRYFKLPKIFSATLDISFRYITLFLDVASNMFLARKSRSVGKSKGKSERRFVASSMGNLLIRSEYLSSEVYSAMLSRGYKGEYKTISDFKFDIFDAVWILFNISLFAATFIVKGGKLWI; from the coding sequence ATGAGTAATTTTATCGAAAAGACTGTATTGAGTATACAAAGTACATTTCAAGATATGTTTGAATCAGATGAAATTGCCATCAAACGGGGCCTTATGCAGTCATTGGACGCGAGAATACGGCTTTTATCTATATTGCTTTTGATTGTCTTGTGCAATTTAAGCAGCTCATGGCAATTTCTGTGCTTGATGGTTGTATACTCTATCTTTGTCGCTGTACTTTCGAAGGTGCCAATAAAATCCTATATATTCAGGGTTTTATCAGTATCCGTAATCTTTACAGGAATTGTATTAATACCATCATTGTTTAACATCGTAAAACCGGGAAATCCGCTTATATACATTGGCAAAAACTTGTACATCACAAGGAACGGAGCCATAAGCGCATCGATTTTCATTATGCGCTCTTTTGTCTCCCTTTCCTTCATATACATTTTGATACTGTCCACAAAGTGGGTGGAAATTTTAAAAGCGTTTAGGTATTTCAAGTTGCCGAAAATTTTCTCTGCCACCCTTGATATATCGTTTAGGTATATAACTCTTTTCCTTGATGTGGCGTCAAACATGTTTCTTGCCAGAAAAAGCAGAAGCGTAGGAAAGTCTAAAGGCAAAAGTGAGAGAAGATTTGTAGCGTCGTCAATGGGAAATCTCTTAATAAGATCTGAATATTTAAGCAGCGAAGTCTACAGTGCCATGCTCTCCCGCGGATACAAAGGCGAGTACAAGACAATAAGCGACTTCAAGTTCGATATCTTTGATGCAGTCTGGATATTGTTCAACATTTCACTTTTTGCAGCAACTTTTATCGTAAAAGGAGGCAAACTTTGGATATAG
- a CDS encoding PDGLE domain-containing protein encodes MKKLLIAAIVIILLTPIGLLAPGSAWGEWGIDEVKNMVGYVPNGMKHFSDTVKALFPDYGIPGFDKNFFQQSIGYIFSAIVGIAVIAIVFFILSKMIGRHEGKNE; translated from the coding sequence ATGAAGAAACTTTTGATAGCTGCAATAGTGATAATACTGCTTACACCTATAGGACTTTTAGCGCCAGGATCTGCTTGGGGTGAGTGGGGCATAGATGAGGTAAAAAACATGGTAGGATATGTGCCAAACGGAATGAAGCATTTCTCAGATACGGTAAAGGCTTTATTTCCTGATTACGGCATACCTGGCTTTGACAAAAACTTTTTCCAGCAATCAATAGGCTACATATTTTCAGCTATCGTAGGAATCGCAGTAATTGCCATAGTGTTTTTTATCCTTAGCAAAATGATAGGTAGGCATGAGGGGAAAAATGAGTAA
- the cbiM gene encoding cobalt transporter CbiM has protein sequence MHIPDGYLSPSTCAVMGAAMVPVLAVATKKVNETFDKKDVPTMAIGSAFAFTIMMFNVPIPGGTTAHAVGATLLAIALGPWGASISLTVALLIQSLFFGDGGILALGANSFNMAFVAPFVGYGVYMLLQKLKAGKVISSAIGAYAGINAAALAASIELGLQPVLFHTADGRALYFPYGLSQSIPAMMIAHLTIAGLVEAAVTGLVVYYLIKAGEDNLLYKFTYRLRGENK, from the coding sequence ATGCATATACCAGATGGATATTTAAGTCCTTCCACCTGTGCTGTTATGGGTGCTGCGATGGTGCCTGTATTGGCTGTGGCAACAAAGAAAGTAAATGAAACTTTTGATAAAAAAGATGTACCTACAATGGCAATAGGTTCAGCCTTTGCCTTCACCATAATGATGTTTAACGTGCCTATACCTGGTGGTACAACAGCACACGCTGTAGGCGCCACGCTTCTGGCCATCGCATTAGGTCCATGGGGAGCCAGCATTTCTCTTACAGTCGCACTTCTTATACAATCGTTGTTCTTTGGAGATGGTGGCATCTTAGCATTAGGTGCAAATAGCTTTAACATGGCATTCGTAGCACCTTTCGTAGGATACGGCGTATATATGCTGCTTCAAAAGCTTAAAGCAGGAAAGGTAATATCATCTGCCATAGGTGCGTACGCTGGAATAAATGCAGCAGCACTTGCAGCATCAATAGAATTAGGACTTCAGCCTGTGCTTTTTCACACAGCAGATGGTCGTGCCTTATACTTCCCGTACGGGCTAAGCCAGTCTATACCTGCTATGATGATAGCACATCTTACAATAGCTGGATTAGTAGAGGCAGCAGTAACTGGACTTGTAGTCTACTACCTTATTAAAGCTGGTGAAGACAACTTGCTTTATAAATTCACTTACAGGCTAAGGGGTGAAAATAAATGA
- the nikR gene encoding nickel-responsive transcriptional regulator NikR → MIRLEEITRFGVSMEANLLSQFDKLIESKNYKNRSEAIRDLIRDYIVENHCESDDAESIGTVTYVYNHEVREISDKLVDIQHGHHENIISSMHVHLDEHNCLEVMVVKGTSKTISAIADEIISTKGVKHGKLVMTTTGKNL, encoded by the coding sequence ATGATACGTCTGGAAGAAATAACCCGTTTCGGAGTCTCAATGGAAGCGAATCTGCTTTCACAGTTTGATAAATTGATTGAGTCAAAAAACTACAAAAACAGGTCTGAGGCAATAAGAGATTTGATCAGGGATTACATAGTTGAAAACCATTGCGAATCAGATGACGCCGAATCAATCGGCACTGTCACATATGTTTACAACCATGAAGTAAGAGAGATAAGCGACAAACTTGTTGACATTCAGCATGGGCACCATGAAAACATAATCTCCAGTATGCACGTACACCTTGATGAGCACAATTGCCTTGAAGTGATGGTCGTAAAAGGCACTTCAAAGACTATATCAGCTATAGCCGACGAGATAATAAGCACAAAAGGCGTAAAGCACGGAAAGCTTGTCATGACTACAACCGGGAAGAATTTGTAA
- a CDS encoding ASKHA domain-containing protein — MDIRSYEIEIDEKSVLRYLGYKDSEPYKDLLDKIRNAINDAYDVIEPVVCFDRASFEYDNENDAIKFLSGDMINDKYIVERLKGAEYVIMAVVTIKGGIESASSRLFNDGKYMNGMIYDAIGNAALDKLCEKFYRDVADYASKEGYAVTEMMFPGDDKWDIASQKIIFKHLDASKIGVTLDENNVMRPVKSLSFILGIGKDIKSSSSHNDCSKCDFSQCIYRNEKNINYLLKVKYRDEYKEILAQDGANLFKTLIENGVPVPNSCGGYRTCGKCKVIIDDKLPVTSEEMKNLSDTELEKGVRLSCFVNIDRDLSITILDEGEISVLTDSMGLFEVDSVNPRVKKIRIKLDMPTLDDQRDDFKRICDALGFDAKIPLSVLKVLPGVLEKNGYNAICVLRKNEIISVEGSDSVGSLYGISLDIGTTTIAAYLYDIATGKMIDVFSGANPQRSYGADVISRINYTIAKEDGLYRLHMAMIEEINMIVDHFCERQGISNESIYEIVMVGNTVMMHLALGVPAKNIANSPYIPAFTSSIEVRSRDLGIDINKEGYVVTLPMVSSYVGADTVAAVLSSRISESDDIILLIDIGTNGEIVLGNKDFLISCSAAAGPAFEGAGITFGLSGVEGAIDHVDLERDPIFTTIGGKAAKGICGSGIVDVVAELFEHGIMDTTGRIMESEEVVDPVGRKFLNSLVKYDDTPSFLIDEAGGIYLTQKDIRQVQLAKGAIQAGINILMKEMDIAEKDIKRVYLAGGFGSYISIESAAAIGLIPKGLKEKAVQIGNAAGLGASFALLSDDMLEKSKVIRDKVKYIELSNKSSFQEEFLKSLYF; from the coding sequence ATGGATATAAGGTCTTATGAGATAGAGATAGATGAGAAGTCTGTTTTAAGGTATTTAGGATATAAAGATTCTGAGCCTTATAAAGATTTATTAGACAAAATCAGGAATGCTATAAATGATGCTTATGATGTCATTGAGCCTGTGGTCTGCTTTGACAGGGCTTCTTTTGAGTACGACAATGAAAATGATGCCATAAAGTTTCTAAGCGGTGATATGATAAATGATAAATACATAGTAGAAAGATTAAAAGGTGCAGAATATGTTATTATGGCTGTTGTCACAATTAAAGGCGGCATTGAAAGTGCATCATCAAGGCTTTTTAACGATGGAAAGTATATGAATGGAATGATATACGATGCCATCGGGAATGCGGCATTAGATAAGCTTTGCGAGAAGTTTTACAGAGATGTGGCGGATTATGCGTCAAAAGAAGGGTATGCAGTGACGGAGATGATGTTTCCCGGCGATGACAAGTGGGATATAGCATCACAGAAGATCATATTCAAACACCTTGATGCATCTAAGATAGGCGTTACGTTGGATGAAAATAACGTGATGCGCCCTGTAAAATCTCTGTCCTTCATATTAGGAATAGGAAAAGATATTAAGTCGTCATCTTCACACAATGATTGCAGCAAGTGCGATTTTTCCCAGTGCATCTACCGCAATGAGAAAAATATAAATTATTTGTTAAAAGTCAAATACAGAGATGAATACAAGGAAATTTTAGCGCAAGATGGTGCAAACCTTTTTAAAACATTGATAGAAAATGGCGTGCCAGTGCCTAATTCATGTGGCGGCTATCGCACTTGTGGAAAGTGCAAAGTCATAATAGATGATAAGCTTCCTGTGACTTCTGAGGAGATGAAGAATTTAAGCGATACAGAGCTTGAAAAGGGCGTAAGGCTTTCATGCTTTGTAAATATTGATAGAGATCTTTCTATCACGATTTTAGATGAAGGAGAAATATCAGTCTTGACTGATAGCATGGGACTATTTGAAGTCGACAGTGTAAACCCGAGAGTTAAAAAAATCCGCATAAAGCTTGATATGCCTACACTGGATGACCAGAGAGATGATTTTAAAAGAATATGCGATGCATTAGGATTTGACGCAAAAATTCCACTAAGCGTATTAAAGGTGCTTCCAGGCGTATTAGAGAAAAATGGCTACAATGCCATTTGCGTATTGAGAAAGAATGAGATCATATCGGTTGAAGGTTCTGACTCTGTTGGCAGTTTATACGGCATATCTTTGGATATAGGCACTACTACAATTGCTGCATACTTGTACGACATTGCCACAGGGAAAATGATAGATGTTTTTTCAGGCGCGAATCCACAAAGGTCGTATGGTGCCGATGTCATATCGAGGATAAATTATACAATCGCTAAAGAAGATGGACTTTATAGATTGCACATGGCGATGATTGAAGAAATCAATATGATAGTAGATCACTTTTGCGAAAGACAAGGAATTTCAAATGAAAGTATATATGAAATAGTGATGGTTGGCAATACCGTCATGATGCACTTGGCTTTAGGAGTACCTGCTAAGAATATCGCTAATTCGCCTTATATACCTGCATTTACGTCATCGATTGAAGTTAGGTCAAGAGATTTAGGGATAGATATAAACAAAGAAGGGTACGTTGTGACGCTTCCTATGGTTTCTTCATACGTAGGAGCGGATACGGTGGCGGCTGTACTTTCAAGCCGCATCAGTGAAAGCGACGATATCATTTTGCTGATAGATATAGGCACAAATGGAGAGATAGTGCTGGGGAATAAAGACTTTCTCATATCGTGCTCCGCTGCTGCAGGTCCTGCTTTTGAAGGAGCTGGCATTACTTTCGGTTTAAGCGGTGTAGAAGGCGCAATAGATCATGTGGACCTTGAAAGAGATCCCATATTTACTACCATTGGAGGAAAAGCAGCAAAAGGTATATGCGGTTCAGGCATCGTCGATGTGGTGGCAGAGCTTTTTGAGCATGGGATAATGGATACCACCGGTAGGATAATGGAGAGTGAAGAAGTAGTGGATCCGGTGGGAAGGAAATTTTTAAACAGTTTAGTTAAATACGATGATACACCATCATTTTTAATTGATGAGGCAGGTGGCATATACCTTACACAAAAGGATATAAGGCAGGTACAATTGGCAAAAGGAGCCATACAGGCTGGAATCAATATTCTCATGAAAGAGATGGATATTGCTGAAAAAGATATAAAAAGAGTTTACTTGGCAGGAGGGTTTGGCAGTTACATAAGCATAGAAAGCGCTGCAGCAATCGGACTTATACCAAAGGGATTAAAAGAGAAAGCAGTTCAAATAGGGAACGCAGCAGGGTTAGGAGCGTCATTTGCACTTCTCTCTGATGATATGCTTGAGAAATCAAAAGTGATAAGAGACAAGGTTAAGTACATAGAGCTTTCAAATAAATCTTCTTTTCAAGAGGAATTTTTAAAATCATTGTACTTTTAA
- a CDS encoding ABC transporter ATP-binding protein: protein MKIIEVNNLTKYYGKSRGIIDVSFDVEEGEVFGFIGPNGAGKSTTIRILLSLIYPTSGSARIFGKDCIKYGPDIKKDIGYLPSEVFYYDNMKVIDLLKYSASFYKKDCSKRIKELSELMDLDLDKRIDDLSYGNRKKVGIVQGLLHEPKLLILDEPTSGLDPLMQQRFFNLLKEENKKGVTILFSSHILSEVQKLCDRVAIIKEGKIVSLEKISTLRENSYKKIYIEANAPLKSEYFNMDGVSDLQVKDRTVSFLFKGDINNITKKIAEISISDIAIEEPSLEEIFMHYYT from the coding sequence ATGAAAATCATTGAAGTTAATAACTTGACCAAGTATTACGGCAAATCAAGGGGTATAATCGATGTAAGCTTTGATGTGGAAGAAGGTGAGGTATTCGGCTTCATAGGCCCTAATGGTGCAGGGAAATCCACTACAATAAGGATACTCTTATCTCTTATTTATCCTACATCTGGCAGCGCCAGGATTTTCGGCAAAGACTGCATAAAGTACGGACCAGATATAAAGAAGGATATAGGATATCTGCCATCAGAAGTCTTCTACTACGACAACATGAAGGTGATAGACCTTTTAAAGTATTCTGCAAGTTTTTATAAAAAGGACTGCAGCAAGAGGATAAAAGAGCTTTCAGAACTTATGGATTTGGATTTGGACAAAAGGATCGACGACCTTTCATACGGCAACAGAAAGAAAGTAGGCATAGTACAGGGACTTTTGCACGAGCCTAAACTGCTTATATTAGATGAGCCGACAAGTGGACTTGACCCACTTATGCAGCAAAGGTTTTTCAATCTTTTAAAAGAAGAAAACAAGAAAGGTGTCACAATTCTGTTTTCGTCCCACATACTAAGCGAAGTCCAAAAATTGTGTGATAGGGTGGCTATCATAAAGGAAGGCAAAATAGTGAGCCTTGAGAAGATAAGCACATTGAGGGAAAATAGCTATAAGAAAATCTACATTGAGGCAAATGCTCCTTTAAAAAGTGAGTATTTTAATATGGATGGTGTAAGCGATCTTCAGGTAAAAGATAGGACGGTCAGCTTTTTATTTAAAGGTGATATAAACAATATAACGAAGAAGATAGCAGAGATAAGCATATCAGATATTGCCATTGAAGAGCCCAGTTTAGAAGAAATCTTCATGCATTACTACACTTAA
- a CDS encoding ABC transporter permease subunit: MNVFLYELKSKTKSLAVWSISLIFVAVFLLSMYPTFYKNASLFKDVLEGYPVAVRKAFGISIDDIIKFLGYYSYVFSYVVLLGAIQAMNYGVSSISKEIKLKTADFLMTKPVKRGYILTSKILSSIVVLLITDAVYFLSAFIMAKSVAKEPFNIKLFFMISVTLLFVEMIFLSIGVLLSSVARKIKSTTSISLGVVFAFYVIGMIQAILNDDNMKYLTPFKYFDLNYIMKNSSYDIHFSVISLLIVVVSIFLSYVFFQKRDIYAM; this comes from the coding sequence ATGAACGTATTTTTGTACGAGTTGAAATCAAAAACAAAGTCTTTAGCCGTCTGGTCTATATCACTAATCTTTGTGGCAGTTTTTTTACTTTCCATGTATCCTACCTTTTACAAGAATGCGTCTTTGTTCAAAGATGTATTAGAAGGCTATCCTGTAGCTGTGAGAAAAGCTTTTGGCATCTCTATTGACGACATAATCAAGTTTTTAGGCTATTATTCTTATGTATTTTCTTATGTGGTGCTTTTAGGTGCTATACAAGCCATGAATTACGGTGTGTCTTCGATATCAAAGGAGATTAAGCTTAAAACGGCTGATTTTCTCATGACGAAACCTGTAAAGCGAGGATATATTTTAACGTCAAAGATTTTATCATCCATCGTCGTACTTTTGATTACAGATGCTGTTTACTTTTTATCTGCATTTATCATGGCAAAATCGGTAGCGAAAGAGCCTTTTAACATCAAACTCTTTTTCATGATTTCTGTTACACTTTTGTTTGTGGAGATGATATTTTTATCTATCGGGGTTTTGCTGTCATCGGTTGCGAGGAAGATTAAGTCTACAACATCTATTTCTTTAGGAGTTGTATTTGCATTTTATGTAATTGGCATGATTCAGGCTATTTTAAACGACGACAACATGAAATATTTGACGCCTTTTAAATATTTCGATTTAAACTACATCATGAAAAATTCTTCGTATGACATTCATTTTTCCGTCATATCTTTGCTTATAGTCGTTGTGTCGATTTTTTTAAGCTATGTCTTTTTTCAAAAAAGAGACATCTATGCAATGTAA
- a CDS encoding ABC transporter permease subunit — translation MNIYIKEMKSSVKSLIIWSLVMIAFVASSMGKFAASSSISGQSLNDMISKMPDALKSMFGSGNFDLSKAIGFYGAMFIYIVLMAALHASLIGSNILSKEEDDKTAEFLMSKPVPRAKVITSKLFAAFTNIIIFNAVTFVSSLYFVGYYSKGENISGDVLKLMLGVLALQLIYVSLGLYFSSFLRNPRLSSPITIGVMLATYILSLAIDIDNHLSRLKYLTPFKYFDAKNLMNGKRFEIIYVAISALIVILCIGGTYVFYQKRDLKI, via the coding sequence GTGAATATTTACATTAAAGAGATGAAATCCAGCGTTAAGTCATTGATTATATGGTCTTTGGTGATGATTGCCTTTGTGGCGTCGTCGATGGGGAAATTTGCTGCCAGCTCATCCATATCTGGACAATCTCTTAACGACATGATTTCAAAGATGCCTGATGCCTTAAAATCCATGTTTGGCAGTGGAAATTTTGATTTATCGAAGGCTATAGGTTTTTACGGCGCCATGTTCATATACATCGTATTGATGGCTGCTTTGCACGCTTCGCTGATTGGTTCTAATATACTTTCTAAAGAGGAAGATGATAAAACTGCGGAATTTTTGATGTCAAAACCTGTGCCGAGAGCAAAGGTTATTACGTCAAAGCTTTTTGCCGCGTTTACAAATATAATCATTTTTAATGCTGTGACTTTCGTTTCATCTTTGTATTTTGTGGGATACTACAGCAAGGGTGAAAACATTAGTGGTGATGTGCTAAAATTGATGTTGGGCGTATTAGCATTGCAGCTTATATATGTTTCATTGGGATTGTACTTTTCAAGTTTTTTAAGAAATCCCAGGTTATCTTCGCCTATTACTATAGGTGTGATGCTGGCAACGTATATTTTATCTCTTGCCATAGATATAGACAATCACCTTTCCCGTTTAAAGTACCTTACGCCTTTTAAGTATTTTGACGCAAAAAATTTGATGAATGGGAAGAGATTTGAGATAATATATGTTGCAATATCCGCTTTAATTGTGATATTGTGTATTGGCGGGACTTATGTTTTCTATCAAAAGAGGGATTTGAAAATTTAG
- a CDS encoding TetR/AcrR family transcriptional regulator, protein MYDSFENLSDEKRDRIIEASLREFSEKGYMRASTNEIVKNAGISKGLLFHYFKSKKNLFLYLFDRIVDEFVAAFYEFIDDSSSDIFDRLMSWTMVKFRLYYRKPLEYRFLTVSIYDSPEEIKDDILKRYERISSEVMKKFMENLDLSRFRKDVDISRSLSFIMTSIEAIGNNYIKKYNHDIDKLIADKDKIIDDLKSCINMLKYGIYEK, encoded by the coding sequence TTGTACGATAGCTTTGAAAATCTAAGCGATGAAAAGAGGGACAGGATAATTGAAGCAAGTCTAAGAGAGTTTTCTGAAAAAGGCTATATGAGGGCTTCTACAAACGAAATTGTCAAAAATGCTGGAATATCAAAAGGCCTTCTTTTCCACTACTTTAAGAGCAAAAAGAATTTGTTTTTGTATCTTTTTGATCGGATTGTAGATGAGTTTGTCGCTGCTTTTTATGAATTCATAGATGATTCATCTTCGGATATATTTGACAGGCTTATGAGCTGGACAATGGTTAAATTCAGATTGTATTACAGAAAGCCTTTAGAGTACAGATTTTTAACAGTATCTATTTATGATTCGCCAGAAGAAATAAAAGATGACATATTGAAAAGATATGAGAGAATAAGCAGTGAAGTCATGAAGAAATTTATGGAAAATTTAGATTTGTCGCGATTTCGAAAAGACGTAGATATTAGTAGGTCTTTAAGCTTTATCATGACGTCCATTGAAGCGATTGGCAACAATTATATAAAGAAGTATAATCATGACATTGACAAACTTATTGCGGATAAAGATAAGATCATTGATGATTTAAAAAGTTGCATAAACATGCTTAAGTATGGTATATATGAGAAGTGA